ttattattattattattattagattattattatggcagacttatctcacttcttaactaggcgaacctagccagaattttcacctgcccccgggcttctgaatgccaaagggggactaggctctgcggaatgcacgtatctgcatgctcgtgctgtttcagtcctgaccgagaaattgtcggacaatcgcgcaggtgctaaggatgaccgacttttggatgccggccaattccttctccatattcaacacctttagcgcttccagaagtgtcttcgggacaattccagttccagagagaacgactggaacaattcttgggacctcccttagcccccacagttccttgagctccacggccaatggtcggtacttgcagattttgcgaccgtgggtctcctccagattctggttcagtggaatagcgacatcgatgatggtgactttgcggtcgctcttgtcgtaaaccattatatctggccggttgtggtggatcgagaggtcggtcagaacagtgcgatcccagtacagcttgaaacggtcattttccaggacaggtgcaggcaggtaccggtagtttggtacgttgtcttccagtagagcacattggagcgccagttgtcgatgaacaatacgggccacgttgttgtggcgctcggtgtaggctgcgttggccaaaacgggacagcctcccataatgtgctctatgttttcacctggttgatggcacatccggcaaatgtcattaacgtcttgatgccagacgtaccgcctgcagtttctcgtcggcattatcctgtcctggatggctatcatgtcggcttctactactgaagagagttcaccacgcgttagccacagattagatgcggccttgtcgacgtgtggccgatccagttgatgggggtgggcaccatgcactgccttctgcttccaagctgcaatcttctcctccactgtctgcagattgcagttgagttggtactccgcttgcgccaagtgcagagcgctgtatcctctgtcggcggcgcagacagcccggtatagcgcgttttggttggcgcgttctgcgaagtactcgcgcagttgtcgtacctgggcaacacacagtgcagatatgtcgactattccaagtcccccttctttgcgtggcagtgaaactctctccagtgccgattgaggatggtgcattccggcctctttaaatgctttcctcatcctcctctcaaggtcctctaggtcagttttgctccatttgactacaccaaaactgaaggtcagcaggggaaccgcgaatgtgttgatcgcgcgtaccttgttccccgcgttgaggaaagtcctcaggacacagttcactcgactcaagaacttgtctcgctgctccgtcttgatgtcggagtggcgaatcccggtgagctgtcggaatccaagatatttataggattcgccacgaaccatgtctcttatgaactcgccgtcatagacctcgtaacctccggattcggtaagctgccctttcagcatatggacacagcggcacttgtcaaggccgaactccatgcagatgtccctgcttatgtcttcgacaacccggatagctacacctagacgctgacgtgaatcagcgtagaccttgagatcatccatgtagaaggtatgggtcacttcttcgtgggcgccgtcgccataccttattttatagccatgaccgtttctattgagcgtcctactgagggggttcagtgccagacaaaaccaaagcgggctgaaagagtcgccttggaatatccccctctttatctgcagcgttctagactgcaacacattttccccatcactgaggtgcagagacgtactccactgcctcatcgcatgctgcaggaacctaacgacgatgggatcaattttgtagagctccaatacccggacgagaaacgagtgaggtatggagtcataagccttcctgtaatcgatgtaggccatacttaggttccgctggttatataccgcctggccgactatggctgcgtcgatgatggcctggtctttgcagccatgcgtatttttcctgcatcctttctgctcttctgcgatgatgtgatgctgttcgcagtgagcagaaactttggcggtaattatgctgctcagtattttgtacagactcgataggcacgttatcggtctgtactttgatgggttcaatgtgttgctgtctttcgggaagaggaaggtgacgccacgggtggcgaattgaggaaggttgtgtgggtcacgtagcaccttgttgaagcacttagctatctttggatgtgcgacggtcagcttcttgtgccaaaagttctggacaccatcggggcccggtgctgcccagttcctcaggtaccgcgaggcttcgcggacatcgttctctccgacgattattatatattattgaAGCTCATGTGAAGGAACTTTCCACATTGGTAAAGATGGTGGTTTTGTTTGCTGCACACGTTGCAGAACGGAGGGTTCGTGGCGACGAATGCGGTGGAACCTCTCGATTGAGGCTGAGGCTTTGAAGGTTCTTTGAAGGGTACACTAGTTTTCGGCTTGGCTGGTTGTGCTGATTGAAGAGCAAAACTGCGTGACTCGACGAATTTCAGGAAACACTCCAGCGTAATTTCTGCCTCTTCCATTTCGGCAATCTTTTGACACCACAACTGTTTCGTATCTGGATCCACCTTTTCGCTTAGGATGAACAGGAGCCACGCGTTGCGGTCTTCTCTGTCCATCGCGTTGAGAGCACGAATAACCTCATCTGACACGTCATGTAGCGATCGTAGACCATGTTCAAAGGATGACGTCAGCGTTGGCTGCGCCAAGAATCGCTTGATGTGCTGATTGGCGATCTCACGTGGTTTGTCATACCTGGCTTTCAGTTTTTGCAGCGCCGGTTGGTAATTAGCGGCCTCTATTTTCAGATGCGAAATCAAGGAAGCAGCTTCACCAGCGAGGTTCGTCTTTAGAAAATACAGTCTTTGACTGTTCTTCAGCGTTGGATTTTTGTGAACCAAGCTGTCGAACAGGTTAAAAAACGATTGCCACTCCAGGTAATTACCGCTAAAGACGGGCATATTCATCCGAGGCAACTTCAGGTCCGAAAGTGGGGAGGCAGCAGCAGTGACGAGATGGAAGAGACAGAAGAGATGGATGGGTGGCCATATTGATCGACATCATGCGGAGAAACTCGGTCTGTTGGTCGGCGAGCTGTTTTATGACGTCATGCTGCGAAGATGATGATGTAGTCACGTGCTCTCGATTCTTCACCGCCTTTAGAAGCTTCGACAAATGGTTTTTAAGCGAAATATAACACCTTTCGAAATCTCCTTGTCGATGCACGGCATCTTCGTAGGCTTTGTCGTCTTCACAATGGTCTAAAATCTTCTTATGCACAGCACAATAGCCGGTCCACACCTCAGCGAGAGCGTCTAGCTCAGTCTGCACGTCCACTTCTACAGCCACTTCTGGCTTAATTTTTGCCACTACGTCGGAAATCTGCTTAATTCGCGGTTCGAGCGACTTACGTTCACGGAATAATTTATCCATCTTTATGGATTTCTCGCACTGTTTGTTCAAAAAGTCACTTATCTTTTAGTTCTCACACTATTGTTCTGCACGGCGATGCCAATCGGCAGAAGCACTCGGGGCCTGTATGGCGGCGACGGGGCCGATTCACGGGCAGTCGCGGTCACAAAAGGCACGGATCGCGGCGAAGTTTTCGCAATCCGATTCGAAGGACCATATGGAAGCGTGAGGTCCAAGCAAAGCTCGTAAAATCGTTACACTGAGGCGGATAAACGACCGGTGAACTGTTGGGGAACCAAAACGAGTAAAACAGCCGTGCTTATTCAAGCAATTCAAAACTAATTCTATTTGCAATCATACAGATGTGGCTTatatatcaaaacaaaacaataggGAATAAGCAGAAGGCACAGAATTCCAGCAAAGATACGGAAGAAAGAGATAGAGCAAAGATAACAATTTGCCAATTATTCTTTTGTTGGTGGACACAGTCCATTTCTTCTACTGCTGCTGCGAGTAGGGTAGCGTCGCTCATTCTGGTGCGAACAGTTGTAATTTTTCTGTGGTACAGATTTTGCTTACGTTTGAAAAAAGCTCGCTCAGTCAGAGCATTTAAGCCTGGAAACAACGATTCGAATTCAaccattttctttaaattactTCAAATTAATGTAATATTTTAAAATTCGAagccatttttccaaaatatttgtGTTAACGCATGCATTAGAAAAATTgtctaatttcggatggcgatggaaaaaaaaattataggaggttgtgtccaagatacgaccgcattgttgacgtagaactacgctgttattttatattagtcgcttgtttataccttcggatattattatataatgctgtgaaattttcgaaacaactgcttagtagaataatctttgaaatggtttttcattgtagaatcagttgacgatagttgattaatgattcattcttgccctcgcaaaacaatacactagctgatcgtatgtcgcaatttatttcatgtcattgcattgaaaatttacctcgaacgctattccggtggcctttttcgcaattgacatagactcggctacagtcgattatgtACATGTGAcatcagcaccattattccacatctcataactacatcaatatatctctggcaccgaatggaaacaacaacaatgacaacacttgcaagtatcaaatatcatgctacaagttatttagtattgcctcaaagcaatcgcacctctaggcatcgtttgtacaacgtaaaccaagcgccaaacaagcgttcgccatagcatgcatacagaaccatgcatgaagctactaggaatacaaatacttctcatcattttgcgctattctcaaaagaaacgcttttgttaatattactggcctcaaaaaaagttgcattactttctcatgctcgagagaagcgcagctgtcacccttagtggaggaatttttgctactggtaagcgaaacctaatcacatacaaaactccagaacgacatttactttcttggtgactaaacaagcgaaataaactctttttgttaatatcaacaaactcgaaaacagtagcaatgcttcattatgatcaatattagcgcaaatgcaatcctagttgaaggcagttttgcgactgtaacgcgaacctaaataacttataacattccagtaagacattcaagatattccccaaatatttttttggagcataaccttaacgcctgcttcgccataacgtcagtttaatgcattaatgcattctcaaaggcaccaaagaagccgtttacattttcgatcgacgcgccgaaaacgcctacttcgctgttgttcgtgGCAGTGTCACACtcacgaaggctcggttcagtgcgagcgcttttcactgcatcaacatcgcgtgcatcattagatgacacttgcctcgaaatttcattgccctggcaatgcgtttgttttttgcagggctcgagtctgccttcctcttcttcttgcccaTTACACACTACACGAAGCGTTCAATGTacgacgcgggaagaaaaacacacgatacgaataacgaataaagaacagaaaaagcaaacgacgatatccaagttggattaccactggtggggtccaatcttagatcgaagcgcagcgaaagcaaagtgaactggattgctcaacagtccgatgccgaatgaaagtttgcctcagcgagatccactgtttatactcaaggtaaatattccccttcattcttctacttttcctttgttcacggcgacttcaaatcctacgatttccccttcgctgctcgtcgataagttgctcgttattgacaactctgttcgggaaaacacacaaatggacagaacaaatgtatggaaaaatggtaacgcctaaagttttcatgaattttaaccatttacaaaccaggggattctaatgtatagcatattaaacaaatcttagggaatttccgattcgtttagtatgtaaatccgttcgcggcaaaaatagttattaacgttaactttatttcataaaaacgtgacctgttttctgatatggcacccttaatgaaagacgtagttctacgtcaaaaaaatttcaggacgaccaaactggtagaatggttatttcaaaattttcgtaggattataaaataatatctgcaattataaacaagcgacttgagtTGTACACAACCTCCTATTTCTTTTCCTCTTTTTATAATAGTGTCTGCACAATCATCGTGTTCTAATTGTGGTGATTCAGTAACCGTCGCACTGTGTTGCACGTTCCAAGAATGTAGATATgcggaattttctcaaaaaggtctGGTTTAGGTAGCTTATCATCatcacgaatgaacagtcagaagtgcaacgaagtacttcagaatcatttacttctgtatttgcatcaaaaaccaaagtgaaaaacttaaaatctAGGTTTGAAGGTGTTAATATTAATGTTATTTCTGAAAATCATagtaaacttgattgtttctataaacaaattCAAAGCTTTCCAATGCCTGTATAATTTGTTATTTGCCATCCAACTTTTACCTTTACACTGTACTTATAATGGTCaatcaaatttcaccttaacgttgaaatattacgtTTCTTTGAGAAAAGtaatatttgaaacagaaacataaaaaaatacagttttctaatatttcaatCATATTAAATTGATTATATCTcaagaacggttagtcctaggataaaacgttataaatagttcctaacaagaataagacatctattgagtgttttggtcgaaaaattattcaagattaccttagcatgggttccttctcattgctcgattccggggaatgagaaagcggactcgctagctaaggtgggtgcttcagaaggcacactttttgaaaggcaaattgcttataacgaatttttcacattcctcgtcaggacacactcgttagttggcagcgcatgtggagtgaagatgagttcggtcgttggttacacacgattatccctaaggtttcgacgagtgcttggtttaagggattgaatgtaggtcgtgatttcattcgcgtgatatctcggctcatgtccaatcactacaacctaaacgcgcatctctatcgcattgcgctcgcagcaaacaatctttgtgattgtggcgatggctaccacgacatcaagcatgttgtctggtcgtgtatccggttccatactgctcgctctcagctctctagagcactaagagcacaaggcagacaatcggatatccccgtccgggatatcttaggtagccgtgatcctgatcttctgcttcatctatacctgttcctcagaaacgccgatgtcaacgtttaatgatgtttcctactgctgtgtcc
The Toxorhynchites rutilus septentrionalis strain SRP chromosome 2, ASM2978413v1, whole genome shotgun sequence genome window above contains:
- the LOC129765968 gene encoding uncharacterized protein LOC129765968, with amino-acid sequence MDKLFRERKSLEPRIKQISDVVAKIKPEVAVEVDVQTELDALAEVWTGYCAVHKKILDHCEDDKAYEDAVHRQGDFERCYISLKNHLSKLLKAVKNREHVTTSSSSQHDVIKQLADQQTEFLRMMSINMATHPSLLGNYLEWQSFFNLFDSLVHKNPTLKNSQRLYFLKTNLAGEAASLISHLKIEAANYQPALQKLKARYDKPREIANQHIKRFLAQPTLTSSFEHGLRSLHDVSDEVIRALNAMDREDRNAWLLFILSEKVDPDTKQLWCQKIAEMEEAEITLECFLKFVESRSFALQSAQPAKPKTSVPFKEPSKPQPQSRGSTAFVATNPPFCNVCSKQNHHLYQCGKFLHMSFNNI